A single Apium graveolens cultivar Ventura unplaced genomic scaffold, ASM990537v1 ctg3099, whole genome shotgun sequence DNA region contains:
- the LOC141700928 gene encoding putative beta-glucosidase 41 codes for MSDKLLILLLMLACLVWSSESISRTHFPNGFIFGTASSSYQFEGAVNEGNKGANIWDTFASQTGKILDFSNVNTAVNHYHRFKMDIDLMKDMGMDAYRFSISWSRIFPNGTGEPNPDGLKYYNNLLDYLLEKGQLPYVTLYHWDLLRMLEDRYEGWLSDRIVKDFENYAFTCFKDFGDRVKYWITFNEPHNAEMQGYDSGTQAPGRCSILGHLFCKAGKTKQPCPKLG; via the exons ATGTCAGACAAGTTGTTAATATTGTTGTTAATGTTGGCCTGTCTTGTTTGGAGTTCTGAGTCAATCAGCCGAACTCATTTTCCTAATGGCTTTATATTTGGTACTGCTTCTTCTTCTTATCAG TTTGAAGGTGCCGTGAATGAAGGAAACAAGGGTGCTAACATTTGGGATACCTTTGCTAGCCAAACAG GCAAGATTTTGGACTTCAGCAATGTAAACACGGCAGTGAATCATTACCATCGCTTTAAG ATGGACATTGACTTGATGAAGGACATGGGAATGGATGCTTACAGATTCTCAATTTCATGGTCAAGAATCTTTCCGA ATGGAACAGGAGAACCAAATCCAGATGGATTGAAATACTATAACAACCTATTAGATTATTTACTGGAAAAAGGTCAATTA CCTTATGTAACTTTATACCACTGGGATCTTTTGCGGATGCTCGAAGATAGATATGAAGGATGGTTAAGTGACCGTATCGT AAAAGATTTTGAGAATTATGCTTTTACCTGTTTCAAGGACTTCGGAGACAGAGTGAAGTATTGGATCACATTTAATGAACCTCATAATGCAGAAATGCAAGGTTATGACTCTGGAACTCAGGCTCCCGGTAGGTGTTCAATTCTAGGGCATCTCTTTTGCAAAGCAGGAAAAACTAAGCAACCATGTCCAAAACTTGGGTAA